A genomic stretch from Camelus ferus isolate YT-003-E chromosome 29, BCGSAC_Cfer_1.0, whole genome shotgun sequence includes:
- the YTHDF3 gene encoding YTH domain-containing family protein 3 isoform X3 codes for MLQNNSYPPMSDPYMPSYYAPSIGFPYSLGEAAWSTAGDQPMPYLTTYGQMSNGEHHYIPDGVFSQPGALGNTPPFLGQHGFNFFPGNADFSTWGTSGSQGQSTQSSAYSSSYGYPPSSLGRAITDGQAGFGNDTLSKVPGISSIEQGMTGLKIGGDLTAAVTKTVGTALSSSGMTSIATNSVPPVSSAAPKPTSWAAIARKPAKPQPKLKPKGSVGIAGSAVPPPPIKHNMNIGTWDEKGSVVKAPPTQPVLPPQTIIQQPQPLIQPPPLVQSQLPQQQPPAPQAQAQPGPPPQAQPHPAQAQPPQLQSRWVAPRNRGAGFSQNNGVGGENFGLGVVPVSASPSSVEVHPVLEKLKAINNYNPKDFDWNLKNGRVFIIKSYSEDDIHRSIKYSIWCSTEHGNKRLDAAYRSLNGKGPLYLLFSVNGSGHFCGVAEMKSVVDYNAYAGVWSQDKWKGKFEVKWIFVKDVPNNQLRHIRLENNDNKPVTNSRDTQEVPLEKAKQVLKIIATFKHTTSIFDDFAHYEKRQEEEEAMRRERNRNKQ; via the coding sequence aataacAGCTATCCACCAATGTCAGATCCATACATGCCTAGTTACTATGCTCCATCCATTGGATTTCCATATTCTCTTGGGGAAGCAGCATGGTCCACAGCTGGAGACCAACCTATGCCATATCTGACAACCTATGGACAAATGAGTAATGGGGAACATCATTATATACCAGATGGTGTGTTTAGTCAACCTGGGGCATTAGGAAATACCCCTCCATTTCTTGGTCAACATGGATTTAACTTTTTTCCTGGTAATGCTGATTTCTCTACATGGGGGACAAGTGGATCTCAGGGACAATCAACACAAAGTTCTGCTTATAGTAGCAGTTACGGCTATCCACCTAGTTCTCTTGGGAGAGCTATTACTGATGGACAggctggatttggcaatgatacTTTGAGTAAGGTGCCTGGCATTAGCAGTATTGAGCAAGGCATGACTGGACTGAAAATTGGTGGTGACCTGACAGCTGCAGTGACGAAAACCGTAGGAACAGCTTTGAGCAGCAGTGGGATGACTAGCATCGCAACCAATAGCGTGCCCCCAGTCAGCAGCGCAGCGCCGAAACCCACCTCCTGGGCCGCCATTGCCAGAAAGCCTGCCAAACCTCAGCCGAAACTTAAACCCAAGGGCAGCGTGGGGATCGCGGGCTCTGCTGTGCCGCCACCTCCTATAAAACACAACATGAACATTGGAACTTGGGATGAAAAGGGGTCAGTGGTGAAGGCTCCACCAACCCAACCAGTTCTGCCTCCTCAAACTATAATCCAGCAGCCTCAGCCATTAATCCAGCCACCGCCACTGGTGCAGAGCCAGCTGCCTCAGCAGCAGCCTCCGGCGCCGCAGGCGCAGGCGCAGCCGGGGCCGCCGCCGCAGGCCCAGCCGCACCCGGCGCAGGCGCAGCCGCCGCAGCTGCAGAGCCGCTGGGTGGCCCCGCGGAACCGGGGAGCCGGCTTCAGCCAGAACAATGGCGTGGGCGGTGAGAACTTTGGTTTAGGTGTTGTTCCCGTCAGCGCTTCGCCTTCCAGTGTAGAAGTGCATCCTGTGCTGGAAAAGCTAAAGGCCATAAACAACTATAATCCCAAAGACTTTGACTGGAACCTGAAGAACGGACGTGTGTTTATCATTAAAAGCTATTCTGAGGACGACATCCACCGTTCCATTAAGTACTCTATCTGGTGTAGTACTGAGCATGGTAATAAGCGTTTGGATGCAGCGTACCGTTCCCTGAACGGGAAGGGTCCACTCTATTTACTCTTCAGTGTGAATGGCAGTGGACATTTTTGTGGAGTGGCTGAGATGAAGTCTGTTGTGGACTATAACGCGTACGCCGGTGTCTGGTCTCAGGATAAGTGGAAGGGCAAGTTTGAAGTTAAATGGATCTTTGTCAAAGATGTTCCCAATAACCAGTTACGGCATATTCGCTTAGAAAATAATGACAACAAACCGGTTACCAATTCAAGGGACACTCAAGAGGTACCCCTAGAAAAAGCTAAGCAAGTGCTTAAAATAATTGCTACTTTCAAGCATACCACCTCAATCTTTGATGACTTTGCACATTACGAAAAGCGtcaagaagaggaggaagccatGCGTAGG
- the YTHDF3 gene encoding YTH domain-containing family protein 3 isoform X2 → MFYLDLTLLHRAEETGEESFSVQNGSIHQKDAVNDDDFEPYLSSQTNQNNSYPPMSDPYMPSYYAPSIGFPYSLGEAAWSTAGDQPMPYLTTYGQMSNGEHHYIPDGVFSQPGALGNTPPFLGQHGFNFFPGNADFSTWGTSGSQGQSTQSSAYSSSYGYPPSSLGRAITDGQAGFGNDTLSKVPGISSIEQGMTGLKIGGDLTAAVTKTVGTALSSSGMTSIATNSVPPVSSAAPKPTSWAAIARKPAKPQPKLKPKGSVGIAGSAVPPPPIKHNMNIGTWDEKGSVVKAPPTQPVLPPQTIIQQPQPLIQPPPLVQSQLPQQQPPAPQAQAQPGPPPQAQPHPAQAQPPQLQSRWVAPRNRGAGFSQNNGVGGENFGLGVVPVSASPSSVEVHPVLEKLKAINNYNPKDFDWNLKNGRVFIIKSYSEDDIHRSIKYSIWCSTEHGNKRLDAAYRSLNGKGPLYLLFSVNGSGHFCGVAEMKSVVDYNAYAGVWSQDKWKGKFEVKWIFVKDVPNNQLRHIRLENNDNKPVTNSRDTQEVPLEKAKQVLKIIATFKHTTSIFDDFAHYEKRQEEEEAMRRERNRNKQ, encoded by the coding sequence aataacAGCTATCCACCAATGTCAGATCCATACATGCCTAGTTACTATGCTCCATCCATTGGATTTCCATATTCTCTTGGGGAAGCAGCATGGTCCACAGCTGGAGACCAACCTATGCCATATCTGACAACCTATGGACAAATGAGTAATGGGGAACATCATTATATACCAGATGGTGTGTTTAGTCAACCTGGGGCATTAGGAAATACCCCTCCATTTCTTGGTCAACATGGATTTAACTTTTTTCCTGGTAATGCTGATTTCTCTACATGGGGGACAAGTGGATCTCAGGGACAATCAACACAAAGTTCTGCTTATAGTAGCAGTTACGGCTATCCACCTAGTTCTCTTGGGAGAGCTATTACTGATGGACAggctggatttggcaatgatacTTTGAGTAAGGTGCCTGGCATTAGCAGTATTGAGCAAGGCATGACTGGACTGAAAATTGGTGGTGACCTGACAGCTGCAGTGACGAAAACCGTAGGAACAGCTTTGAGCAGCAGTGGGATGACTAGCATCGCAACCAATAGCGTGCCCCCAGTCAGCAGCGCAGCGCCGAAACCCACCTCCTGGGCCGCCATTGCCAGAAAGCCTGCCAAACCTCAGCCGAAACTTAAACCCAAGGGCAGCGTGGGGATCGCGGGCTCTGCTGTGCCGCCACCTCCTATAAAACACAACATGAACATTGGAACTTGGGATGAAAAGGGGTCAGTGGTGAAGGCTCCACCAACCCAACCAGTTCTGCCTCCTCAAACTATAATCCAGCAGCCTCAGCCATTAATCCAGCCACCGCCACTGGTGCAGAGCCAGCTGCCTCAGCAGCAGCCTCCGGCGCCGCAGGCGCAGGCGCAGCCGGGGCCGCCGCCGCAGGCCCAGCCGCACCCGGCGCAGGCGCAGCCGCCGCAGCTGCAGAGCCGCTGGGTGGCCCCGCGGAACCGGGGAGCCGGCTTCAGCCAGAACAATGGCGTGGGCGGTGAGAACTTTGGTTTAGGTGTTGTTCCCGTCAGCGCTTCGCCTTCCAGTGTAGAAGTGCATCCTGTGCTGGAAAAGCTAAAGGCCATAAACAACTATAATCCCAAAGACTTTGACTGGAACCTGAAGAACGGACGTGTGTTTATCATTAAAAGCTATTCTGAGGACGACATCCACCGTTCCATTAAGTACTCTATCTGGTGTAGTACTGAGCATGGTAATAAGCGTTTGGATGCAGCGTACCGTTCCCTGAACGGGAAGGGTCCACTCTATTTACTCTTCAGTGTGAATGGCAGTGGACATTTTTGTGGAGTGGCTGAGATGAAGTCTGTTGTGGACTATAACGCGTACGCCGGTGTCTGGTCTCAGGATAAGTGGAAGGGCAAGTTTGAAGTTAAATGGATCTTTGTCAAAGATGTTCCCAATAACCAGTTACGGCATATTCGCTTAGAAAATAATGACAACAAACCGGTTACCAATTCAAGGGACACTCAAGAGGTACCCCTAGAAAAAGCTAAGCAAGTGCTTAAAATAATTGCTACTTTCAAGCATACCACCTCAATCTTTGATGACTTTGCACATTACGAAAAGCGtcaagaagaggaggaagccatGCGTAGG
- the YTHDF3 gene encoding YTH domain-containing family protein 3 isoform X4, producing MSDPYMPSYYAPSIGFPYSLGEAAWSTAGDQPMPYLTTYGQMSNGEHHYIPDGVFSQPGALGNTPPFLGQHGFNFFPGNADFSTWGTSGSQGQSTQSSAYSSSYGYPPSSLGRAITDGQAGFGNDTLSKVPGISSIEQGMTGLKIGGDLTAAVTKTVGTALSSSGMTSIATNSVPPVSSAAPKPTSWAAIARKPAKPQPKLKPKGSVGIAGSAVPPPPIKHNMNIGTWDEKGSVVKAPPTQPVLPPQTIIQQPQPLIQPPPLVQSQLPQQQPPAPQAQAQPGPPPQAQPHPAQAQPPQLQSRWVAPRNRGAGFSQNNGVGGENFGLGVVPVSASPSSVEVHPVLEKLKAINNYNPKDFDWNLKNGRVFIIKSYSEDDIHRSIKYSIWCSTEHGNKRLDAAYRSLNGKGPLYLLFSVNGSGHFCGVAEMKSVVDYNAYAGVWSQDKWKGKFEVKWIFVKDVPNNQLRHIRLENNDNKPVTNSRDTQEVPLEKAKQVLKIIATFKHTTSIFDDFAHYEKRQEEEEAMRRERNRNKQ from the coding sequence ATGTCAGATCCATACATGCCTAGTTACTATGCTCCATCCATTGGATTTCCATATTCTCTTGGGGAAGCAGCATGGTCCACAGCTGGAGACCAACCTATGCCATATCTGACAACCTATGGACAAATGAGTAATGGGGAACATCATTATATACCAGATGGTGTGTTTAGTCAACCTGGGGCATTAGGAAATACCCCTCCATTTCTTGGTCAACATGGATTTAACTTTTTTCCTGGTAATGCTGATTTCTCTACATGGGGGACAAGTGGATCTCAGGGACAATCAACACAAAGTTCTGCTTATAGTAGCAGTTACGGCTATCCACCTAGTTCTCTTGGGAGAGCTATTACTGATGGACAggctggatttggcaatgatacTTTGAGTAAGGTGCCTGGCATTAGCAGTATTGAGCAAGGCATGACTGGACTGAAAATTGGTGGTGACCTGACAGCTGCAGTGACGAAAACCGTAGGAACAGCTTTGAGCAGCAGTGGGATGACTAGCATCGCAACCAATAGCGTGCCCCCAGTCAGCAGCGCAGCGCCGAAACCCACCTCCTGGGCCGCCATTGCCAGAAAGCCTGCCAAACCTCAGCCGAAACTTAAACCCAAGGGCAGCGTGGGGATCGCGGGCTCTGCTGTGCCGCCACCTCCTATAAAACACAACATGAACATTGGAACTTGGGATGAAAAGGGGTCAGTGGTGAAGGCTCCACCAACCCAACCAGTTCTGCCTCCTCAAACTATAATCCAGCAGCCTCAGCCATTAATCCAGCCACCGCCACTGGTGCAGAGCCAGCTGCCTCAGCAGCAGCCTCCGGCGCCGCAGGCGCAGGCGCAGCCGGGGCCGCCGCCGCAGGCCCAGCCGCACCCGGCGCAGGCGCAGCCGCCGCAGCTGCAGAGCCGCTGGGTGGCCCCGCGGAACCGGGGAGCCGGCTTCAGCCAGAACAATGGCGTGGGCGGTGAGAACTTTGGTTTAGGTGTTGTTCCCGTCAGCGCTTCGCCTTCCAGTGTAGAAGTGCATCCTGTGCTGGAAAAGCTAAAGGCCATAAACAACTATAATCCCAAAGACTTTGACTGGAACCTGAAGAACGGACGTGTGTTTATCATTAAAAGCTATTCTGAGGACGACATCCACCGTTCCATTAAGTACTCTATCTGGTGTAGTACTGAGCATGGTAATAAGCGTTTGGATGCAGCGTACCGTTCCCTGAACGGGAAGGGTCCACTCTATTTACTCTTCAGTGTGAATGGCAGTGGACATTTTTGTGGAGTGGCTGAGATGAAGTCTGTTGTGGACTATAACGCGTACGCCGGTGTCTGGTCTCAGGATAAGTGGAAGGGCAAGTTTGAAGTTAAATGGATCTTTGTCAAAGATGTTCCCAATAACCAGTTACGGCATATTCGCTTAGAAAATAATGACAACAAACCGGTTACCAATTCAAGGGACACTCAAGAGGTACCCCTAGAAAAAGCTAAGCAAGTGCTTAAAATAATTGCTACTTTCAAGCATACCACCTCAATCTTTGATGACTTTGCACATTACGAAAAGCGtcaagaagaggaggaagccatGCGTAGG